One Owenweeksia hongkongensis DSM 17368 genomic region harbors:
- a CDS encoding class I SAM-dependent methyltransferase, with the protein MTEFWESAFKDKQEMWGSAPADSAITAANLFLEKGLTNILIPGFGYGRNARVFTEKGLKVTGIEISETAIALAKQHFGESITVHHGGVGDMPFDSHQYDGIFCYALIHLLNETERAKLINDCYRQLKPGGLMVFVAISTNTPTYGEGIRLGKDWFVTKHGVKLFYYQPESIEKEFGNHGLLEATEISEPAKNIESKPSQKFWQIVCKKDSPAK; encoded by the coding sequence ATGACCGAATTCTGGGAATCTGCTTTTAAAGACAAACAAGAAATGTGGGGATCTGCTCCAGCGGATTCTGCTATTACTGCTGCCAATCTGTTTTTAGAAAAAGGATTAACAAACATTCTCATTCCCGGTTTTGGCTATGGCCGAAATGCCAGGGTATTTACCGAAAAGGGCCTAAAGGTTACGGGTATCGAAATTTCAGAAACGGCCATAGCTTTAGCTAAGCAGCATTTTGGAGAAAGCATAACCGTTCATCATGGTGGTGTTGGTGATATGCCATTTGATAGCCATCAGTATGATGGTATTTTTTGCTACGCCTTGATTCATCTTTTGAATGAAACCGAAAGAGCCAAACTTATTAACGACTGCTACCGCCAATTAAAGCCTGGTGGCCTTATGGTTTTTGTAGCTATTTCAACAAATACCCCCACCTATGGTGAGGGTATAAGATTAGGAAAGGATTGGTTTGTGACTAAACATGGCGTGAAACTATTTTATTACCAACCTGAATCTATAGAGAAAGAGTTTGGCAACCATGGCTTGCTGGAAGCAACTGAAATAAGTGAGCCCGCCAAAAATATAGAGAGCAAGCCTTCGCAAAAGTTTTGGCAAATAGTATGTAAAAAAGATTCGCCTGCTAAATAA
- a CDS encoding redoxin domain-containing protein — MMKGFHIYLILISVCLACTNQAPENISVKNYPITDTIPIYDFEDLEPLLYTNSDTTYMVNFWAMWCAPCVKELPYFVEYAKSNRNQKTKVIYISLDFPKDIDSKIKPFLKRKNITSKVILLDDPDSNYWIDEIDPNWSGAIPFTIVFNKEKREYFERSFESLQDLENTIHKHFNTN, encoded by the coding sequence ATGATGAAAGGGTTTCATATTTACCTAATTCTTATTTCGGTTTGCCTGGCTTGCACCAACCAAGCACCCGAAAACATTTCTGTGAAGAATTACCCGATTACGGATACAATTCCTATTTATGATTTTGAGGATTTAGAACCCCTGCTTTACACAAATTCAGACACAACCTACATGGTAAACTTTTGGGCTATGTGGTGCGCTCCTTGTGTAAAAGAGCTTCCCTACTTTGTGGAGTATGCCAAAAGCAATCGAAATCAAAAAACTAAGGTTATTTATATCAGTCTCGATTTTCCAAAAGACATTGATAGCAAAATCAAGCCTTTCTTAAAGAGGAAAAATATCACCTCAAAAGTTATTTTGCTAGATGACCCGGATTCCAATTACTGGATTGATGAAATAGACCCAAACTGGTCAGGAGCCATTCCTTTTACCATTGTTTTTAATAAAGAAAAGCGTGAATATTTTGAGCGCTCTTTTGAAAGTCTACAAGACTTGGAAAACACCATACATAAACACTTTAATACCAATTGA
- the leuB gene encoding 3-isopropylmalate dehydrogenase encodes MEYKIALLSGDGIGPEVAKQAVNVLESVGKAFGHTFTFEEGLVGAIAIDKTGNPLPDETIKICLRGDAVLFGAIGDPKYDTNPDAKVRPEQGLLKLRKSLGLYTNVRPVKAYPTLLDKSPLKRNRIEGADMLIYRELTGGIYFGEKHLSEDGKQASDLCSYSEEEISRIARMAFEAAKLRRKKVTLVDKANVLETSRLWRRVVTKIAKEEYPQIELDFLFVDNAAMQMILDPRQFDVILTENMFGDIISDEASVIGGSIGLLASASVGDEHGLFEPIHGSYPQAKGKNIANPIASILSAALLLDYLGLNEEGNAVREAVDIALANGVVTSDLDEHSTYGTKAVGDYISVLIQSAEELVVNLNHQNISLGQSTII; translated from the coding sequence ATGGAGTATAAAATTGCGCTGTTGTCAGGTGATGGAATTGGGCCTGAAGTAGCAAAACAAGCCGTGAATGTGTTGGAATCGGTAGGAAAAGCATTTGGGCACACCTTCACTTTTGAAGAAGGACTTGTGGGTGCTATTGCCATTGATAAAACGGGAAATCCTTTACCGGATGAAACGATAAAAATTTGCTTGAGAGGTGATGCAGTCTTGTTCGGGGCTATTGGTGATCCGAAGTATGATACAAACCCGGATGCCAAAGTGCGCCCCGAACAGGGTCTGCTGAAACTTAGAAAGTCGCTCGGCCTATACACCAATGTGAGGCCCGTAAAGGCTTATCCAACTTTATTGGACAAATCACCATTAAAGCGCAATCGCATTGAAGGTGCAGATATGTTGATTTACCGTGAACTTACCGGTGGTATATATTTTGGCGAAAAGCACCTAAGTGAAGACGGTAAGCAAGCTTCCGATTTGTGTAGTTATTCTGAAGAGGAAATAAGCCGTATAGCCAGAATGGCTTTTGAAGCCGCTAAGCTTAGAAGAAAGAAAGTAACCTTGGTAGATAAAGCCAATGTGCTGGAAACTTCGCGCCTATGGAGACGAGTGGTTACAAAAATCGCCAAGGAAGAATATCCACAAATTGAGCTTGACTTTTTGTTTGTAGACAATGCAGCAATGCAAATGATACTTGACCCCAGACAGTTTGATGTAATCCTTACGGAGAATATGTTTGGTGATATAATTTCTGATGAAGCCAGCGTGATTGGCGGTTCAATCGGGCTTTTGGCCTCAGCCTCTGTTGGCGATGAGCATGGTTTGTTTGAGCCTATTCATGGATCATATCCGCAGGCCAAAGGGAAAAACATTGCCAATCCCATAGCGTCTATTTTGAGTGCCGCCTTATTGCTGGATTATCTCGGTCTTAATGAAGAAGGTAATGCCGTGCGAGAAGCGGTAGATATTGCCCTGGCCAACGGTGTGGTAACTTCTGATCTGGATGAGCACAGCACGTATGGAACCAAAGCTGTAGGAGACTACATTTCGGTTTTAATTCAAAGTGCAGAGGAACTGGTGGTAAATCTCAATCATCAAAATATTTCGCTCGGGCAGTCTACTATTATTTAG
- a CDS encoding TetR/AcrR family transcriptional regulator, whose translation MDKREQLIEIATKLFSERGYENTPLSLVCEKANVSKGLISHHFKSKDGLLREIFLKTTQLIVEINRVDKENQTPNKQLAELLESFFSKLASDKLFFQFNMNVMVQPNTRKVLDDLIKERSSFILKKTKEIFDKIDIENSLVMSHMFIAELDGIALNYLGIYEDFPLQQVKKEIIKKYAL comes from the coding sequence ATGGATAAGAGAGAACAATTAATAGAAATAGCTACTAAACTATTCTCCGAGAGAGGATACGAGAATACACCACTGTCGTTGGTATGTGAAAAGGCAAATGTCTCTAAAGGACTAATTTCCCATCATTTTAAGTCGAAAGATGGATTATTAAGAGAAATTTTTCTAAAAACAACTCAGTTGATTGTTGAAATAAACAGAGTTGATAAGGAAAATCAAACCCCTAACAAACAACTCGCTGAACTATTAGAATCATTCTTTTCGAAACTGGCATCAGATAAGCTATTCTTCCAATTTAATATGAATGTAATGGTTCAACCTAACACTAGAAAGGTATTAGATGACTTAATTAAAGAAAGGTCATCTTTTATATTAAAAAAAACTAAGGAGATTTTTGATAAAATTGATATTGAAAATTCCTTGGTCATGAGCCATATGTTCATTGCTGAATTGGACGGGATAGCTCTAAATTATTTAGGGATTTATGAAGACTTCCCTTTACAACAAGTCAAAAAAGAAATAATTAAAAAATACGCATTATAA
- a CDS encoding YdeI/OmpD-associated family protein, which translates to MNTNVDLYFTEGCGRCPLGGTPQCKVYNWPEELKLLRKIVLDCGLTEESKWGVPCYTYKGANVAIVSAFKDYAALSFFKGALLSDENNLLDKPGENSQAARLFKFTKPQQIIEIEDLIKAYIFEAVEVEKAGLKVEFKKDLEPIPEELQNRLDEDPNLQSAFYSLTPGRQRSYILHISQAKQAKTRETG; encoded by the coding sequence ATGAATACGAATGTTGATTTATATTTTACGGAAGGCTGCGGACGCTGTCCCCTAGGCGGAACCCCACAATGTAAAGTTTACAATTGGCCCGAAGAGCTAAAGCTACTGCGTAAAATTGTACTCGATTGCGGCCTGACCGAAGAAAGCAAATGGGGCGTGCCCTGCTATACTTACAAAGGTGCAAATGTGGCCATAGTAAGTGCTTTTAAAGATTACGCGGCCCTCAGCTTCTTTAAGGGTGCCTTGCTTAGTGATGAAAACAATTTGCTGGATAAACCCGGTGAAAACTCACAAGCTGCCCGACTATTTAAGTTTACCAAGCCGCAGCAAATTATAGAAATCGAAGACCTTATAAAAGCCTACATTTTTGAAGCTGTAGAAGTAGAAAAAGCTGGCCTTAAAGTAGAGTTTAAAAAAGACCTTGAGCCAATCCCTGAGGAGCTACAAAACAGATTAGACGAAGACCCAAATCTTCAATCAGCATTTTATTCTTTAACCCCAGGAAGACAGCGTAGTTACATCCTTCACATTTCACAAGCCAAGCAAGCCAAAACCCGCGAAACCGGGTAG
- the leuC gene encoding 3-isopropylmalate dehydratase large subunit: MIKTLFDKVWDAHVVDNVPAGPQILYIDKHLIHEVTSPQAFTELEERKIPILRPDQIVATADHNVPTEDQHLPIKDELSRNQVEKLTTNCEKHGITLYGLGDKYQGIVHVMAPELGITQPGMTMVCGDSHTSTHGAFGAIAFGIGTSQVAQVFASQCLLLQKPKSLRVNVNGKLAKGVLPKDVILYIISKIGTNAGTGYFCEYAGNVFEEMSMEGRMTVCNMSIEMGARGGMIAPDETTFEYVKGREFAPKGEEFDMKVAYWKTLKTDADAVFDKEYNFDAADIAPMVTYGTNPGMGIKLNGFIPMDFKGESFTKSLKYMGFAPGESLLEKEVNYVFIGSCTNSRIEDFRIVADFIKGKQKAPNVNALVVPGSQQVAKQIFEEGLSQTFEEAGFKIRQPGCSACLGMNEDKVPAGEYCVSTSNRNFEGRQGQGARTILASPLVAAATAVEGRIVDITKFLN; encoded by the coding sequence ATGATAAAGACTCTTTTTGATAAGGTTTGGGACGCTCATGTGGTGGACAATGTCCCCGCAGGGCCCCAAATTCTTTATATAGACAAGCATTTAATACATGAGGTAACTAGCCCTCAGGCCTTTACTGAGCTGGAGGAGCGTAAGATTCCAATCTTGCGCCCCGATCAAATTGTGGCCACAGCTGATCATAATGTGCCCACAGAAGATCAGCATTTACCTATCAAAGATGAGTTGTCTAGAAATCAGGTAGAAAAGCTTACCACAAATTGTGAAAAACACGGTATTACACTGTATGGGCTTGGTGACAAATATCAAGGGATAGTGCATGTGATGGCACCGGAGCTTGGCATTACTCAACCGGGAATGACCATGGTATGTGGAGATAGCCATACTTCTACACATGGTGCTTTTGGAGCTATCGCTTTTGGAATTGGTACCAGTCAGGTGGCACAGGTTTTTGCCAGCCAATGTCTGTTGCTGCAAAAGCCAAAAAGCCTTCGTGTAAACGTGAATGGAAAGTTGGCTAAAGGTGTGCTTCCCAAGGATGTGATTCTTTATATCATTTCAAAAATTGGCACCAATGCCGGAACAGGGTATTTCTGTGAATATGCTGGAAATGTGTTTGAAGAAATGAGCATGGAAGGCCGAATGACGGTTTGTAATATGAGCATCGAAATGGGTGCTCGTGGCGGAATGATAGCTCCTGATGAAACCACTTTTGAATATGTAAAAGGTCGTGAGTTTGCTCCAAAAGGTGAAGAGTTTGACATGAAGGTAGCTTATTGGAAAACCTTAAAAACTGATGCGGACGCGGTGTTTGACAAGGAGTACAATTTTGACGCAGCAGACATTGCACCCATGGTAACGTATGGCACCAATCCTGGGATGGGCATCAAGTTGAATGGATTTATTCCAATGGACTTTAAAGGTGAAAGTTTCACCAAATCATTAAAATATATGGGGTTTGCTCCGGGCGAGTCATTGCTCGAAAAGGAAGTGAACTATGTATTTATAGGTAGCTGTACCAACAGCCGAATAGAGGACTTTAGGATAGTCGCAGATTTTATAAAAGGAAAACAAAAAGCACCAAACGTAAATGCGCTGGTGGTTCCTGGCTCACAACAAGTAGCAAAGCAAATTTTTGAGGAGGGGTTATCTCAAACTTTTGAGGAGGCAGGTTTTAAGATTCGTCAGCCGGGATGCTCAGCATGTCTGGGAATGAATGAGGACAAAGTTCCGGCTGGCGAATATTGCGTTTCTACAAGCAATAGAAATTTTGAAGGTAGACAAGGGCAAGGCGCTCGCACTATTTTGGCTAGCCCTTTGGTGGCGGCAGCTACAGCTGTAGAAGGTAGAATTGTAGACATCACTAAATTTTTGAATTAG
- a CDS encoding YdeI/OmpD-associated family protein, producing the protein MNPKVDFYFNKASKWQEEYQKLRTIVLDCGLTEELKWGVPCYTLNGSNVVLIHGFKEYCALLFHKGALLKDSEDILIQQTENVQAARQIRFTTLEEILETEPTIKAYIHEAVEVEKAGLKVELKKTKEFDMPEEFKTALEEDPELKDAFKALTPGRQRGYLLHFSGAKQSKTRVSRIEKATPDILAGKGLND; encoded by the coding sequence ATGAACCCAAAAGTCGATTTCTACTTCAATAAAGCCAGTAAGTGGCAGGAAGAATATCAGAAACTAAGAACCATTGTTCTGGATTGTGGGCTCACCGAAGAGCTGAAATGGGGAGTACCTTGCTACACACTCAATGGTAGCAACGTAGTTTTGATTCATGGTTTTAAAGAATACTGTGCACTGCTTTTTCACAAAGGAGCTTTACTAAAAGACAGCGAGGATATTCTTATTCAGCAAACTGAAAATGTACAGGCTGCCCGCCAAATTCGCTTTACTACGCTGGAAGAGATTTTGGAGACAGAACCTACCATCAAAGCATATATACACGAAGCTGTAGAAGTAGAAAAAGCTGGGCTAAAAGTGGAATTGAAGAAGACCAAGGAATTTGACATGCCTGAAGAATTTAAAACCGCCTTGGAGGAAGACCCCGAATTGAAAGATGCTTTTAAAGCTTTAACGCCAGGCCGACAAAGAGGCTATCTTTTACATTTCTCTGGGGCGAAACAATCCAAAACCCGTGTGTCGAGAATTGAAAAAGCCACCCCCGATATTTTAGCCGGAAAGGGCTTAAATGATTAA
- a CDS encoding DUF3500 domain-containing protein, which translates to MTQIKFPLLALSLCLLAFSSCKKDEDSTDTDTTVDACNTSGTVDQSSNTEIETMRQAMVAFRNSLSTELLNEGSTCLDNERFYLWHNTPANNNNRDGITYGDLSASQLTAFKEILQLFLSADGYQKVYEITELSEGWLNNVMSAVWNPDFYSIDMFGDPETSGSWGFQLDGHHCVVNFLVHGDNVSIVPAFLGGEPAVDTWNGESFDIFSDERDLALTLYNSLDATELSQASSTSTSHSLQVGPADMNGDPDPYKGNYDYSGFETGLKYSEMSATAQANLILVMKEYVYNMTTNFADVWWADIMTNINDTYFVWINDAGTTPTATSEFYYRIYNPYLWAEFNTEGSTGANSGSIADYNHVHTITRIPNNPTTDNGGDYGIFASMINGNGPKTLYEHYAMANHHELSSFKFDYTVKLEDHNHTHGHHHHHEG; encoded by the coding sequence ATGACACAAATAAAATTCCCGCTTTTGGCTTTAAGCCTATGCTTGCTGGCTTTTTCTTCCTGCAAAAAAGATGAGGATAGTACTGATACAGATACCACGGTAGACGCTTGCAATACTTCTGGTACGGTAGACCAATCTTCCAATACAGAGATTGAAACCATGAGACAAGCCATGGTAGCATTTAGAAACTCACTATCTACTGAGCTCCTGAATGAAGGGTCTACTTGTCTTGACAATGAGCGCTTTTATTTATGGCACAACACCCCTGCGAACAATAATAACAGGGATGGAATTACCTACGGAGATTTAAGCGCCTCTCAGCTTACAGCTTTCAAAGAAATTCTCCAGCTGTTTTTGAGCGCTGATGGATATCAAAAAGTATATGAAATCACAGAGTTATCAGAAGGCTGGTTGAACAATGTAATGAGTGCGGTATGGAACCCCGATTTCTATTCTATAGATATGTTTGGTGACCCTGAAACCAGTGGCTCATGGGGATTTCAATTAGATGGCCATCACTGTGTAGTCAACTTTTTGGTGCATGGAGATAATGTATCTATTGTTCCTGCTTTTTTGGGTGGCGAGCCTGCTGTCGACACATGGAATGGTGAATCGTTTGATATCTTTTCTGATGAAAGAGATTTGGCCTTAACTTTATACAACAGCCTGGATGCAACTGAACTTTCACAGGCATCATCCACTTCTACATCTCATTCCTTACAGGTAGGACCGGCCGATATGAACGGAGACCCTGATCCATATAAAGGAAACTATGATTATTCAGGTTTTGAAACTGGTCTGAAATATTCAGAAATGTCGGCCACAGCTCAAGCCAATCTTATATTGGTAATGAAGGAATATGTATATAATATGACCACCAATTTTGCAGATGTATGGTGGGCTGATATTATGACCAACATAAATGACACATACTTTGTGTGGATAAATGATGCTGGCACCACACCCACGGCCACTTCTGAGTTTTATTACAGAATTTACAACCCTTACCTATGGGCAGAATTTAATACCGAAGGTTCTACCGGGGCCAACTCAGGTAGCATAGCTGATTATAATCATGTGCATACCATTACCCGTATTCCCAACAACCCGACTACAGACAATGGTGGCGACTATGGCATTTTTGCCAGTATGATTAATGGCAATGGCCCCAAAACATTATATGAGCACTACGCCATGGCAAATCACCATGAATTGAGCTCATTTAAATTTGACTACACCGTAAAACTGGAGGATCACAATCACACACATGGTCACCATCACCATCATGAAGGGTAG
- the leuD gene encoding 3-isopropylmalate dehydratase small subunit → MEKFVKLHSTAVPLPIENIDTDQIIPARFLKATNKVGFGANLFRDWRYDGEGKPLTNFVLNDLTYGGHILLAGDNFGCGSSREHAAWALADYGFKVVVSSYFADIFKGNALNNGILPIQVSPEFLAEALDRVRRNPCLKIVVDLENQTISVEELNEHFEIDSYKKLCLMNGYDDIDFLISRKTKIEAFEASKSLSYGV, encoded by the coding sequence ATGGAAAAGTTTGTAAAGCTGCACAGCACTGCGGTGCCTCTGCCTATTGAAAATATAGACACCGATCAGATTATCCCCGCCCGCTTTTTGAAAGCCACCAATAAGGTGGGTTTTGGGGCTAATCTATTTAGAGATTGGCGCTATGATGGCGAAGGAAAACCGCTTACCAATTTTGTGTTAAACGACCTTACCTATGGCGGACATATCCTTTTGGCGGGTGATAATTTTGGTTGTGGAAGCAGCCGCGAACATGCCGCGTGGGCCTTGGCTGATTATGGTTTTAAAGTAGTGGTGAGCAGCTATTTTGCTGACATCTTCAAAGGAAATGCCTTGAATAATGGTATTCTTCCAATTCAGGTTTCCCCTGAGTTTTTAGCGGAAGCTCTGGACAGAGTTCGCAGAAACCCTTGTTTGAAAATAGTGGTGGATTTAGAAAATCAAACCATTAGCGTGGAAGAGTTGAATGAACACTTTGAGATAGACTCGTATAAAAAGCTATGCCTGATGAATGGCTATGATGATATCGACTTTTTAATTAGTAGAAAAACTAAAATTGAGGCTTTTGAAGCTTCAAAAAGCTTGAGTTATGGAGTATAA
- a CDS encoding winged helix-turn-helix domain-containing protein has protein sequence MIDISGAYAQLRLDDKHVNVALRMVGHQMLLNAGDSTSRVLPVGRNGDSYELKFEAPIKIEPNELVQVMDSVVKKASIAKSYLVEIQNCESKEVLYSYEIGGPEKMDIIPCRGRELPVGCYLLSFTILELPLSLQSSRAESNVASTQPQGHLPMAVSAALLIIITVLWFYFRKNPTSNRENPNMISLGAFDFDTLNMVLLHQGKKTDLTSKESDLLLLLYNSANSTLDRDTILNKVWGDEGDYVGRTLDVFISKLRKKLEGDTNLKIVNVRGVGYKLILNE, from the coding sequence ATGATTGACATCTCAGGAGCGTACGCTCAGCTGAGGCTGGATGACAAACATGTAAATGTGGCTTTACGCATGGTGGGGCATCAGATGCTCCTCAATGCTGGCGATAGCACTTCACGCGTGTTGCCTGTTGGCAGAAATGGGGATAGCTATGAGTTAAAGTTTGAAGCGCCTATTAAAATAGAGCCAAATGAATTGGTGCAGGTGATGGATAGCGTGGTGAAAAAAGCCAGTATTGCCAAGAGCTATTTGGTAGAAATACAAAACTGCGAGAGTAAAGAAGTACTGTATAGCTATGAAATTGGGGGTCCTGAAAAGATGGATATTATTCCTTGCAGAGGGAGGGAGTTGCCAGTTGGTTGCTATTTGTTGTCATTCACTATTTTAGAGCTGCCATTGTCTCTGCAGTCTTCAAGAGCAGAATCGAATGTAGCCTCTACTCAGCCTCAAGGTCATTTGCCAATGGCGGTATCAGCGGCCTTGCTTATCATTATTACAGTTTTGTGGTTTTACTTCCGTAAAAATCCCACTAGTAATAGAGAGAATCCTAACATGATTTCTCTTGGAGCTTTTGATTTTGACACCCTAAATATGGTGCTTTTGCATCAAGGGAAAAAAACAGATTTAACATCCAAAGAGTCTGATTTATTGTTGCTGTTGTATAACTCTGCCAACTCCACTTTAGACCGTGATACCATATTAAATAAAGTATGGGGCGATGAAGGCGATTATGTGGGCCGCACATTGGATGTGTTTATTTCTAAGCTTCGCAAAAAACTGGAAGGAGATACGAACCTGAAAATAGTGAATGTGCGAGGGGTAGGGTACAAGCTTATTTTGAATGAGTAA
- a CDS encoding GNAT family N-acetyltransferase: protein MHFIKTDITETINNLRSQLYKSLKAPIDAMWEQLYIGSSQHYLIEENETLGYCCINEEGSLTQIFLAKNHLTLMENVIQELISNGLINSASLSSNEPVAFNACLSHSKSLKKNTFCFQHVNNEVKVDSDLNIELVNTDNIPSVKLFLKEQVGMDDTFGYTENLVARKEIFMLKESESIVATSECRMSDSQPEIADLGIIVNRKFQGRGLATQIMKMQVNRILQSGRKPICSTTLDNIASRKAIEKSGFYCSNIIFDINFKDIV from the coding sequence ATGCATTTCATAAAAACAGATATTACAGAAACAATTAATAATTTAAGGTCACAGTTATACAAATCATTAAAAGCTCCCATTGATGCAATGTGGGAACAGCTTTACATAGGTTCATCACAGCATTATCTAATTGAAGAAAATGAAACATTAGGGTATTGCTGCATTAATGAAGAAGGATCTTTAACTCAAATATTTCTTGCTAAAAACCATCTAACACTGATGGAGAACGTAATTCAAGAACTAATTTCAAACGGATTAATAAATTCTGCAAGTTTGAGTTCAAACGAACCTGTGGCATTTAACGCATGTTTGTCCCATTCGAAATCGTTGAAGAAAAATACCTTTTGTTTTCAGCATGTGAACAATGAAGTGAAAGTTGATTCGGACCTAAATATTGAATTGGTCAATACGGACAATATTCCTTCAGTAAAGCTATTTCTAAAGGAACAAGTTGGTATGGACGACACTTTTGGTTATACAGAGAATCTTGTAGCAAGAAAAGAAATTTTTATGCTTAAAGAGTCTGAATCAATCGTAGCAACAAGTGAATGCAGAATGAGCGATTCTCAACCTGAAATAGCAGACCTAGGAATTATCGTGAATCGTAAATTTCAAGGCAGAGGACTTGCAACTCAAATCATGAAAATGCAAGTAAACAGAATCCTCCAAAGCGGAAGAAAACCAATTTGCTCAACCACATTGGATAATATTGCTTCAAGAAAAGCAATTGAAAAATCAGGGTTTTATTGCTCGAATATAATTTTTGACATTAATTTTAAGGATATTGTTTAG
- a CDS encoding thioredoxin family protein: MKRLSVLVAALAFGLASCNNQAEQNTASQEKNKPAEGRHHEGHPPKDGDHKGPHGHGGEKGHPPHGERKGPPRGGSPEQTKTLEEIGGYKMGEVATDFSLKNVDGKMVSLADFKDAKGYIVTFTCNECPFAKMYEDRLIELHNTYAPQGYPVIAINPNSPENEMEGYKVMQNRAKEKGFPFPYLVDEGQKIYPQYGAVRTPHVFLLDANRTVQYIGTIDNNAKSPEDVTVKYVEDAIAALQKGEKPNPNFTKAIGCPVKASKA, encoded by the coding sequence ATGAAGAGATTGAGCGTACTCGTTGCGGCATTGGCATTTGGCCTTGCATCTTGCAACAATCAAGCAGAACAAAATACTGCAAGTCAAGAAAAGAATAAGCCTGCTGAAGGCCGCCATCACGAAGGACACCCACCAAAAGATGGAGACCATAAAGGCCCTCATGGACATGGAGGTGAAAAAGGGCACCCACCGCATGGTGAAAGAAAAGGACCACCAAGAGGAGGAAGCCCGGAGCAAACCAAAACTCTGGAAGAAATAGGCGGCTATAAAATGGGCGAGGTTGCCACCGATTTTTCTCTTAAAAACGTGGATGGCAAAATGGTTTCGCTGGCTGACTTTAAAGATGCCAAAGGCTACATTGTAACTTTTACCTGCAACGAATGTCCATTTGCAAAAATGTATGAAGACCGTTTAATCGAGTTGCACAACACCTATGCACCACAAGGTTATCCGGTAATTGCTATCAACCCAAATAGTCCGGAAAACGAAATGGAAGGCTATAAAGTAATGCAAAATCGCGCAAAGGAAAAAGGTTTCCCATTTCCCTACTTGGTAGATGAAGGGCAAAAAATATATCCACAATATGGAGCGGTGAGAACGCCTCACGTATTTTTGCTAGATGCAAATCGCACCGTACAATACATTGGCACCATTGACAATAATGCGAAATCTCCAGAAGATGTAACCGTAAAATATGTGGAGGATGCTATTGCCGCATTGCAAAAAGGAGAAAAACCAAACCCCAATTTCACAAAAGCTATTGGCTGCCCGGTAAAGGCCAGCAAAGCATAG